A portion of the Aquipuribacter hungaricus genome contains these proteins:
- a CDS encoding molybdopterin-dependent oxidoreductase: AMAALGRVVGTTADDAAASRAGLGLPPAGNTVPAVPAGAEVVEGATFRTANADFYRVDTALTVPREAADTWVVRVHGLVDRELELTWDRLTRTFDVVDREITMVCVSNPVGGTLAGNAVWRGVRLADVLAEAGVDPTADMVLSTSVDGWTASTPLAALVDSDDAMLAFGMNGEPLPFEHGFPVRMVVPGLYGYVSATKWVTDLEVTRFADDEAYWTPRGYAAEAPVKTASRIEVPESFAQLPAGTVVVAGTAWHPGLGVDAVEVRVDGGDWQPAQLGEVPGPTTWRQWRYEWAAEPGQHRLEVRATDADGEVQTEERAEIAPDGSTGWHSVVVTVA, from the coding sequence CCGCCATGGCCGCCCTCGGCCGCGTGGTCGGCACCACGGCCGACGACGCCGCGGCCTCCCGTGCCGGGCTCGGCCTGCCGCCGGCGGGGAACACCGTCCCGGCGGTGCCGGCGGGCGCCGAGGTCGTGGAGGGCGCGACGTTCCGGACCGCCAACGCCGACTTCTACCGCGTCGACACCGCGCTCACGGTCCCCCGCGAGGCGGCGGACACCTGGGTCGTGCGGGTGCACGGCCTCGTCGACCGCGAGCTCGAGCTCACCTGGGACCGGCTGACGCGCACCTTCGACGTAGTCGACCGCGAGATCACCATGGTCTGCGTCTCCAACCCGGTCGGCGGCACCCTGGCCGGCAACGCGGTGTGGCGGGGCGTCCGGCTGGCCGACGTGCTGGCCGAGGCCGGCGTCGACCCCACCGCGGACATGGTGCTGTCCACCTCGGTCGACGGCTGGACCGCCTCCACCCCGCTCGCCGCCCTCGTCGACAGCGACGACGCCATGCTCGCCTTCGGCATGAACGGCGAGCCGCTGCCCTTCGAGCACGGCTTCCCCGTCCGGATGGTCGTGCCCGGCCTGTACGGGTACGTCTCGGCGACCAAGTGGGTCACCGACCTGGAGGTCACGCGCTTCGCCGACGACGAGGCCTACTGGACCCCGCGCGGCTACGCCGCCGAGGCGCCGGTCAAGACCGCGTCGCGCATCGAGGTCCCGGAGTCCTTCGCCCAGCTGCCCGCCGGGACCGTCGTGGTGGCCGGCACCGCCTGGCACCCCGGTCTCGGGGTGGACGCCGTCGAGGTGCGCGTGGACGGCGGTGACTGGCAGCCGGCCCAGCTCGGCGAGGTCCCCGGTCCGACCACGTGGCGCCAGTGGCGCTACGAGTGGGCGGCCGAGCCCGGCCAGCACCGCCTCGAGGTCCGGGCCACCGACGCCGACGGCGAGGTGCAGACCGAGGAGCGGGCGGAGATCGCCCCCGACGGGTCCACCGGCTGGCACT